A region of the Curvibacter sp. AEP1-3 genome:
CCGCTGGAAGCATTGAGGCGAACTCTTGCGTAGTGTCCGGTAGCAATCTTTTCGGCGCCCAAACGCATGGCATGGTCCAAAAATGCCTTGAATTTGATTTCGGCATTGCAAAGAATGTCGGGGTTCGGGGTGCGGCCTGCCTGGTATTCGTGCAGGAACTCCGCAAACACGCGGTCACGGTATTCGGCCGCAAAGTTGACGTGCTCGATTTCAATGCCCAGCACATCGGCGACGGCTGCGGCATCGACGAAGTCGATATTGGAGGAGCAGTATTCGCTGTCGTCGTCATCTTCCCAGTTCTTCATGAAGATGCCGACCACCTCATGCCCTTGCTGTTTCAAAAGATGGGCGGTAACAGCCGAATCCACGCCACCGCTCAGGCCCACGACAATACGTTGCTTACTCATGCCCTGATTTTAGTCCCCGTTGCAGGTGTCAGCATGGAGTGTCAAATTTGCCCCTCGCGCCCGCGGAATATGCGCAAGCAGCTATTATTTTTGTAGCGTTTGCAAAGATGCCCAAACGCTGGGATCGGTGTGAATCACATCCAGCGGGTAGCGTTGGCCGCGCAGATAGTCTTCCATGCACTGGAGCAACAAGGGACTGCGATGCCGGTCCTTGCTAGTGCGGATTTCATCCGGCGTCAGCCACAGGGCCCGCACGATACCGTGGTCCAGCGCCTTGCCTTCGATTCGTTCGCCAACGGTGCCGCAAAAAGCAAAGCGCAGGTAGGTAATGTCTTGCGGGCCGTCCGGCAGCTCGCGCACGAACCGCGAAAGGTAGATCCCTACCAGTGCGCCGGGTACAAAGGGGTAAGCCGTTTCTTCCAGTACCTCGCGTGCGCAGCCTTGGACGGGAGACTCACCCGGGTCCAGGTGACCGGCGGGGTTGTTGAGTCGCAGGCCTTCGGGGGTGTGCTCCTCCACCAGAAGAAAGCGGCCGTTCTGCTCAATCACTGCCGCCACCGTGGCACTGGGTTTCCATCGTTCGGTCATGGATGATTATGTGTATTTAGCGCAAAAGTCTTTGCCGAAAGCCGCAACTTTAGCCCTATGGAATGCAGGGAAACTCATGTAAGCTAACAGACAGCTTGAATCCAACTCTATAGGAGTGCCCCATGCACATAGGCGTACCCGCTGAAACACTGGCGGGAGAGACCCGAGTTGCCGTGACCCCGGAGACAGTGAAGAAACTGAAATCCCAGGGGCACACGGTGCGTGTTCAATCCGGAGCCGGTCTTGCCGCGAGCGTGACTGACGAGGCCTATGTCGCCGCCGGTGCAGAGATTACCGACGCAGCAGGTGCCTTGGGAAGCGAGCTGGTACTCAAGGTACGCACCCCCGTGGACGCGGAGGCAGCAATGATGACCCCTGGTGCCACGCTGGTAGGCATGCTCAATCCGTTCGATGCAGAGGGCCTGCAGCGTCTGGCTGCTGCCCAGCTCAATGCCTATGCGTTAGAAGCGGCACCCCGTACCACCCGTGCGCAAAGCATGGACGTGCTCTCCAGCCAAGCCAACATCGCCGGCTACAAAGCCGTGATGATGGCGGCTGACAAGTACCAACGCTTTTTCCCCATGTTGATGACGGCTGCCGGCACTGTCAAAGCGGCACGCGTTGTCATCCTCGGCGTTGGTGTGGCCGGTTTGCAGGCCATCGCCACTGCCAAGCGCTTGGGCGCAGTGATTGAAGCCTCGGATGTGCGCCCCAGCGTCAAAGAACAGGTCGAATCTCTCGGGGCCAAGTTCATCGACGTGCCTTATGAGACGGATGAAGAGAAAGAAGCCGCTGTCGGCGTGGGCGGATACGCCAAGCCCATGCCCCAGAGCTGGCTGGACCGCCAGAAGGCGGAGGTTGCCAAGCGCGTGGCGCAGGCTGATGTGGTTATCAGCACCGCGCTGATTCCCGGTCGCGCAGCCCCCACGTTGATTACCGAGGACATGGTCAAGTCCATGAAGCCCGGTTCGGTGATTGTGGATATTGCTGCGGGCAAGGGCCCGAACGGTGGCGGTAACTGCCCCCTGTCCGAGGCCGACAAAACCGTCGTCAAACACGGCGTGACCCTGATCGGTGAAACCAATTTGCCTGCGCTGGTAGCGGCGGATGCTTCGTCGCTCTATGCGCGCAACGTGCTGGACTTCCTGAAGTTGATCATCAACAAGGAAGGTGCCTTGCACGTGGACCTGGAAGACGACATCGTGGCAGCCTGCCTGGTGACCCAAGGCGGCGAAGTGCGTCGCAAGTAAACCGCGCACACCACCCTACGCCCCTCAGTTCATTTACCTACCCTTTCAAGGAGCGACACCATGGAAATGGTTTCCCCCACCATCCTGAACCTGATCATTTTTGTGCTGGCCATTTACGTGGGTTACCACGTGGTCTGGACCGTGACCCCTGCACTGCACACGCCGCTGATGGCCGTGACCAACGCCATTTCTGCCATCGTCATCGTCGGCGCCATGCTGGCCGCTGCGCTGACGGAAACCACCTTGGGCAAATCCATGGGCGTGCTGGCTGTGGCCTTGGCGGCCGTCAATGTGTTCGGCGGTTTCATGGTAACCCGCCGCATGCTGGAAATGTTCAAAAAGAAAGAAAAGAAAGCCCCCAACTCAGGAGCCAAAGAATGAGCCTGAATCTCGTCACCCTGTTGTATCTCTTTGCCAGCGTCTGCTTTATCCAGGCGCTCAAGGGTCTGTCCCATCCCACTACCTCGATCCGGGGCAATGTCTTTGGTATGGTGGGTATGGCAGTGGCCGTGTTCACCACCGGCGCTCTGATTTTCAAGCTCGCAGGCCAGCTCGGTCAGGACGGCATGACAGGCATGGCCTGGGTGTTGGGCGCCTTGCTGGTAGGCGGCACTGCCGGTACCGTAATGGCCAAGCGCGTGGAGATGACCAAGATGCCGGAGCTGGTGGCCTTCATGCATAGCATGATCGGTTTGGCAGCAGTATTCATTGCGGTGGCTGCAGTGGCCGAACCTTGGGCCTTCAGTATTGCTGAAAAAGGGGGAGCCATTCCCGGTGGCAACCGGATT
Encoded here:
- a CDS encoding NUDIX hydrolase, yielding MTERWKPSATVAAVIEQNGRFLLVEEHTPEGLRLNNPAGHLDPGESPVQGCAREVLEETAYPFVPGALVGIYLSRFVRELPDGPQDITYLRFAFCGTVGERIEGKALDHGIVRALWLTPDEIRTSKDRHRSPLLLQCMEDYLRGQRYPLDVIHTDPSVWASLQTLQK
- a CDS encoding Re/Si-specific NAD(P)(+) transhydrogenase subunit alpha yields the protein MHIGVPAETLAGETRVAVTPETVKKLKSQGHTVRVQSGAGLAASVTDEAYVAAGAEITDAAGALGSELVLKVRTPVDAEAAMMTPGATLVGMLNPFDAEGLQRLAAAQLNAYALEAAPRTTRAQSMDVLSSQANIAGYKAVMMAADKYQRFFPMLMTAAGTVKAARVVILGVGVAGLQAIATAKRLGAVIEASDVRPSVKEQVESLGAKFIDVPYETDEEKEAAVGVGGYAKPMPQSWLDRQKAEVAKRVAQADVVISTALIPGRAAPTLITEDMVKSMKPGSVIVDIAAGKGPNGGGNCPLSEADKTVVKHGVTLIGETNLPALVAADASSLYARNVLDFLKLIINKEGALHVDLEDDIVAACLVTQGGEVRRK
- a CDS encoding NAD(P) transhydrogenase subunit alpha, which encodes MEMVSPTILNLIIFVLAIYVGYHVVWTVTPALHTPLMAVTNAISAIVIVGAMLAAALTETTLGKSMGVLAVALAAVNVFGGFMVTRRMLEMFKKKEKKAPNSGAKE